Genomic DNA from Salvia miltiorrhiza cultivar Shanhuang (shh) chromosome 1, IMPLAD_Smil_shh, whole genome shotgun sequence:
TTAAATCTGTAAATGTCAATGAATTGCGTAGATAATGATACAATATTAATCCCAAAAAAATGTGTTTATTATTACGCTGAAAACGACACTTCCTTAAATTATTAGAGATGAATCATTAACATGAAAATTTTCGAATATAATAAAGGGAACTGAATTATTCTTTCgctttatataattatttcagTCAGATATGTAGTGTAGCCACATAATTTGACTATTTCTATGATAGCGATTTGATTATTAATTTTCGATGCGTTGATTCATGTATAATTACTTTAAGACAAAGTTGAAGCTATTGTTTTTGGATGTGTTGACGCAGTTGAAAAACTTCAGTTTTTCGAGAGTTCAAATTCTAATAAGGCAATtcagaaaataataatcaaattaaagccctcaattaattttaatttcaaactCGTGCACATAAATAACTAACAAAAATTACTATTAATTGAAAAGTTGAGATgttattgaaatacttgatatgaatttaatttataataataaagttcaaaatttaaattttaaattataattatctcTAAATAAAAGAATTACTATCATAAAAAGATCGAGTTAACCTCTAAAGTAAATCGAGCACATTCAAGAAATTATtaaagagagggaaaaaaatGTCCTCAGACATGGAACCAGATCAGGGATCAAGAAATGCATCAAActtcaataaatttaaaataatactatatgaGAAAGGCAGCTAGGGTAATGTGATTTTTCAGAATTTGAACCCCCAACGGGTAACCAAAGGTAGCactattcttttattttaatcctATGATTTCATTAATTTCAGAACCAGATATATTTAATAGTGCCGAAATGGAGGGAACGTGCTACACGACATTGCACTCAATCATCCAGACCCTAAATATAATAATACAcgatattaatatatattaaatttgattgaataatttttttatattagagATTAGATAATTTGTTGTTTTACAAGGTTTAAATGTTTCAAGGATAAAAATGACAAGTTCAAGTACAATTGCATGTACATCAGATgtcattaaaatataattttcttaaTCTATTTTACAATTTGAATTATACTTATAAAAGCAAAAGGTatccaattttcaatttttttgcaattaatttttctcaattttttggagatcccaaatttcaaaatttccaTCATTTGAGACTTCAATGAGCTCCACGAGAGGATATCATGATACATGAGATAACGTTTAATACTTGCTGGCGATTGTAAacttttttttgtaataatttaataatttctGTTAAATATATTGTACATTGAAATTTATTATCGTTGAAAGTAATGAACGCTAACTCACGTCAAAATGTTCCTCCCCTCAAGTTCATTTGTCAACAATCAAaggaacattttttttttttttttttttttttgtggttgAACAACcaaaatttgatagttttaaaACTTTGGAGATTTGTACGAGGAGGGTAGATACTTGTTTGTTAGGGTTTCAAAGAGAAGTGAAATTTATAAATGAAGTCAAATTTTGTGACCTGAATGATAATAAGGTCTAAAAGAGACCATTTTGACCGAAAGGTTATATTCaaactaacaacatatatttatctatttttgaaTTAAGTAATAAAGGATTGAGATTGGTAATGATCCTCAGCCACCATTCCttacaaaaacaagaaaagccGCTATGCTACATCTCAAAGACTATGGAAATTATGTAGGTAGGCTCTCAATTTGCAATATCAATTCGGACAATACATAATACTATAAGAGAGTAATCTAACAAAATTATATTGTCACCTCGTCATAAAAAGAATGGTGCAATTAATGGATATATACAACGAATTTTTTCCTCTAAAAGGACTTCGGTTTAGTGTTGAAAAAAATAGGATGTCTTTTGCTCAAATAGAATTGTGGCGatattattgaaataattttaaaatcgtATCTGCGAATTGAAATGTAACTGTACACAATTTAATTTAGAgaaattaaaaaggaaaaaacagtCAAAAGAAGAGTAATGACTACTCAATAAGAAAAAGATTTGTAAACAATAATAATCCAATGGATAAACTTTATTTGCATGTGGGGAGTGGTTGAgtaaatttgaaagaaaataaaaaagaaagaaaagaattgCAAGAGATTTGAATGAGGGGTGGTGAGTAAAGCAAAGAAGAATCTAAACAGGCTTTGATTTCAAAAATTGGAAAGAGGCAAAAGTAGTTGCCTTTTTCCTACTAAAATATTACACAAAAACACAGATTGCGGATCAAGCATGCATCAAACTACAAAAAGTTACACATTTTTCACCAAAATACCCCACTCTACCACTTCTATACCAtgtgcctctctctctctctatatatatatatacaaaaatcacaatatatatatcatgtgTGTGTCTATTTGATCAAGTTGATGTAATGAGTAGCGAGTTCATGAATGATATGTCATTGATTTGAGTTTTGATTTAGACAAGTGCTTTAATTGTTTAGTTTAATGGTGATGCCACATTAAATTATGGGTTTTTTTTGTTGGGTtcatcatgtttttctttttattagaAGAATTATGATGAGTTAGAGTGAGATAATGTTTTTTAcgaattattataaaaaaaaaaagactagaACTAGAAAGCATGGGATCATGTGTTTTGATCAAACGTAAAAgctttttgacaaaaaaccaTGTTGCAGTTACGTGAGAAATATCGATCAATCGAATCCGACAAAGAACTTGCTTGGTTAGAATCTTCCAATTTGGATGAAAGACAAATCTATATCAAGAAGTTCGCAAAGGATAAGACCAAATAACTTGGCCAGAATTTTAATAATTTCTTCTATTACAAGACTTTATAAATTtcccaaagaaaaaaaaacctttGTTTGTAGGTCTCGATTTCCCCATATCTTTGTGTTCTCAAATAAAAAACTTCAATATCTGTGAATTTGTTTCTTGCAAGAAATGGATAACATGGTTTATTATGCAAGATTCTGACAAATAGATTTGATTTAAATCTTTGCTGGTTTTCGAAGCATGAAGAAAACCAGGAAACAAGAACTGACATTAAAGATAAGATACTcatccaataataataataatagtagaaattataataataagaagaaatGATGCTGTAAGAGACAAACTTGGTCATGAATTTTGGTCTCAAACACAACAAATCATGGAGCTTCATCCTTTGAATTTGACCCCACTAAAAAGATGAGAGGATtggagcaaaaaaaaaaaaaagatttgatCTTTCATGAAAAATGAttcatctttttcttttcttttctccatAGAAGGATGTATACATGGATTTGTATGTACAGATTAGTATATGGGTCGAGTGAGTAACTCAGACCTCCCTCCGACTTGATCGGGGTGGCGATTCCCGTCCCTTTTATACAAAAGCCACggtaaataaatttatatttaccGCGGCCCATTTCAGCTGTTAGTGTTGCAAAACTTCCGATGGATCCTATTCTGAACTGCTTTCACAGCAGCAACTCTCGCAGCCGTGGCCGCCTTGTTTGCGGCAGCCACGGCCCTCTCCACCTTCTCGTCCACGCACCGGAGGTGGATTGCGTTTTCTGCTGTCTTTCTCGCAGCCTGCATTCGTACGACAAGAGGGTAAAAACATTAACATTATATACCATCAAACAAGCTCAAAAGCAAATGTAAACCCTAAATCCCGATTCTTGATATATACCTGAACGGCACGGAGGACTGCATCCGTTAGAGGTGGGAGGGGCGTCGTTAGGTTGCCACAATCCCACTCACCGGACCTGTTCAATCCGCTTCTGAACGTGTACATTCCGTAGCCTTGCTTGCGCCCCTCGTGCCACGACCCCTCGTAGCAGTGGCCGTTGGCGAAGTGGTACGCCCCGAAGCCATGGATTTTGTCCCCAAAATACTCCCCACCATATCTATCTCCATTCCTATCATTTATCAAAACCATGAGCTTGTTTTAGATTCAATCAAGCTTCAACCAAAGTGACGGTTTGGTTGATTTCTGGTGGAAATTTCCCTCAACTAATTGACTGGTAAAGACAGAGACATCAAATCTGTATAACTTGTGCAATTATTCAACATCCATTAGTCACAAGCTAGAATCTAATTATTGCATCTGCCAACCATAATTTGCAACACAAATTTTAGGAGTAAAATTCAAAATCTAGATTACCTACTTCCCAATAAATCATCCAAAATCCAACTAATTCTGTACAATTGGAATCATGAGACCAAAACTtgcaattttcataatactacTATTATACAAGAATTTGCTGAACAACAGATGCAAATGATTTTATAAggtaaacacacacacacacacacacatatgcaGAACtattctttttccattttgggaaaCAACAGATAATTTATCTCTTTTAATCCTGTCTCATTCAAGCAACACAAAACCATCAAATTCCCACGCATTAAAGCCTGCAAACAAATTCAAGAACTGAGAATAATAACAAgtgataataaaaataaaatctttaacACAGACACATCAAACACAGCCAttcctttttccattttgggaaaCAACATATCATTATCTCATCTAATCCTGTCCCATTCAAGCAATGCAAAAGCATCAAATCCTGCAAACAAATTCAagaactgaaaaaaaaaacacaataaaaatcaaaacttgaaCCTGAAATGGTAACATCCAAGGCCATGTTTGACACCATATTTGAACTCCCCAATGTAACAGCTCCCATCTGCGCAAGTCTGCACTCCAACGCCATGGCTCTGCCCGTTATACCATTCCCCCGCATACGAATCCCCCGTGTAAAACTTGTACACGCCATATCCATGGCGTAGGCCTTGCTTATACTGCCCTTTATACTTACTCCCTCTTGCCCAGCTCTCAATCCCATACCCTTCATACCTCCCATCAATCCAATCCCCTTCATATCTACCATTCACAACGAAGCTATACACTCCACTTCCATTGCATTTCCCATTGTGAAACTCGCCCTCGTAGATATCTCCATTTGTGTAAAACTCCACACCTTCTCTCACAACATTTTCTTGATTCAATTCCAGTTCCAATTCTTCCAATTCCTCCGGATTGGGGTCACCGATGAACCACTGCACCGGTTTTGTTTGATTCTTGGAGTAAAAACAGCAAGGGTTCAAATTTAATCTTCTGCCGCAGTCATCACACAGCTGCTTGCAAAAGACGACGCTTTTCCCGATTAAAGCCTTGTTTTTCGACACGAGGAAAAGCAGGACCGCGACGAAGATTAAGGCGAGGAGAAGACTCTCCGAGGTGGAGGCGCCGTCCCAGTTGAGGAGGGCGTAGGCGGAGAGGAGGAGAAAGGCGAGAATTGAAGCGGCGAAGCGCGGGGAAATAGGTCGAACAGGTGGTGGGCATGGCTTTCTGTGAGGCTTCTGCTCCTCGAGGTCTGAATTTTCCTGATCGGATGCGATCTCGCTCACCGAGGAGAGGCTTTGAATCGAGGAGCGGACGGTGGGGGATGACCGGAGCAACGAGGAGTTGGTCCTAGTGAGCTTTTGCTGGCTTTTCTGATTTTCCATTATTTCACGCCAACCTCCGCCGTTGGATTCGTATCTCTCCGAACATGGACTCCGGCGCCGGTATCATCTCCGGCGAGAGCGGGGAGTTTAGCGTAGAAGAGAGAAGTGTGTGGGTGGCGTGGGTGAGAGAGGAAGAGTGTGTCTgaaatttgagagagagagagagagagaagggagcaGAGTTTCAGCTGTGGAAATGATCAGACTGGACCGGGTTTAATGTAGGAGGAGGAATATGGTGGGGGCCACCTACATTTGATCATGACCGTTCATggaagatctacggttgatatTGGTTCTAGATTCTACGCCGTTGGATTGGAAGGGATCAGCGATTTTACCTTTGTGTGTATCTTGTTTTCCCGCCGGCACGTGGCGGTGAGAAACCAGATATTTTTACCGAATacttaattcatttatttttacctttttcatgattttttttcctgttctttttttattcttcttctttaaaTTTGTGGCTGCGATCTACTAAGACCTTTGTGAGACATAAGTTGTAGAAAGGAAATATTTGTGAATTTTGAATCTACGGAACGATAATAGAGTTTACGTATTAGTGTCacaatttgaaatttgaatcaaacaaaacttgtgtgatttttttttctttttggagcGGTATGTGCACTTATAATAACAATTGAATGTACCTAAAAAagcaattattattatatgtgaACCAAATATAATaagtgttctttttttttagaaGGATCCAAATTGAATGGTTACCTTATTTTATAAAGTTAACATGTTATAATGCATTTAATGTGCAACATACATACATATTTATAAATGATGATAAAATGCAACGCCGTGAAGTATATACTACTTTATACaattgagaaaaaataattaatagcaTATAATGTAAAGTACATTATATTAGAAATAAAATGAttttatataaatgaaaataatactCTATATATCTCATTAGTCATTACGAGtgtcttgttattttttttgtgcacatttattttaaaaaaattaattggatTATTAAATAGTGTggtataaaattaaaagaagatATGGATCCCAAATATTACCACTTTTGAATCtagtttttttcataaaaagaaaTACGACATTTAAAGtggaacaaattaaaaaaacatgacatttttttgataaattacataagtaaataaataaatttaaagaccgcgcaACGGAGGACTCGAACCCAGAATCTCAGGTCTTGGACATTAATTTTTTACCGCTACATCAACaccaaaaaagaataaaaaaaaaacatgacagTTGAAATGAGATAGAGTGAGTATATTTTATCCTTTTGTAATTGATGAACAATGAATTACTTATGTATTCTTTTCTCAAgtataataaaattatgatactttttttttcctataCATTAAATATAACTACCATAATTAAATTACACATCGAAGTTTATAAGTGCTCATAGTTGGTAATAAAGCGTTTACCAACTATGGTAAATTCATTTGGGAGGAAACACTATTTTAATGACAATTACTCCTTTAGATGGCTCATTGGTAGTaattatctaatatataatcaaataattaattcgTGTGTGCGTGCGAAATCAAGAAAGATTGCATTCAAAATTTCTCACAAAAAAGAGTCTTTAGGTATAACAGTCTGACTCTAAATTTGAAGGCTATCCCCACAAACCAAcgcgagtcttttctagcgtatTTTGTcttcactcgcacgctccctgagaaactttcGAGGGGGTCATCCATCTTgtaattgctccaagccaagcacgcttaaccttggagtttattctatgtgggcaccagaaaaaaAGATATtaaatcctttaagctctccttgaaTATGTCGTCTCATTCCAACATATTCTCGAAATCCCTCTCGTTCCAATGTGTTTCGGTTCAACCCTAcgccctccgcttggaagtcttaatcaaagccgctctttgtccgtgcctcttttgcaccgacgatcactccgcacttcgtcccagggcgtcacaggcccaccagcttTTGCTTGGTTCGACCCTGAACCAACACCGTATTGGGAGGggttcggctctgataccacctgtaacagcccgactccagacttgacggctgtccccacaaaCCAACATGAGTCTTTTCTAGCTTGTTTTGTcatcactcgcacgctccctgatAAACTTCCCAAAGGATCACCCATCCTGGAATTGCTCTAAGCCAAACAttcttaaccttgaagtttcttCCATGTGGCAACCAAAAAAGAAGATGCTTCTTGTTGGTATGAGTAATCCAATTAAATTCTTTAAGCCCTCATTGAATATGTCGTCCCATTCCa
This window encodes:
- the LOC131024191 gene encoding uncharacterized protein LOC131024191, producing the protein MENQKSQQKLTRTNSSLLRSSPTVRSSIQSLSSVSEIASDQENSDLEEQKPHRKPCPPPVRPISPRFAASILAFLLLSAYALLNWDGASTSESLLLALIFVAVLLFLVSKNKALIGKSVVFCKQLCDDCGRRLNLNPCCFYSKNQTKPVQWFIGDPNPEELEELELELNQENVVREGVEFYTNGDIYEGEFHNGKCNGSGVYSFVVNGRYEGDWIDGRYEGYGIESWARGSKYKGQYKQGLRHGYGVYKFYTGDSYAGEWYNGQSHGVGVQTCADGSCYIGEFKYGVKHGLGCYHFRNGDRYGGEYFGDKIHGFGAYHFANGHCYEGSWHEGRKQGYGMYTFRSGLNRSGEWDCGNLTTPLPPLTDAVLRAVQAARKTAENAIHLRCVDEKVERAVAAANKAATAARVAAVKAVQNRIHRKFCNTNS